A genomic window from Wolbachia pipientis includes:
- the pgsA gene encoding CDP-diacylglycerol--glycerol-3-phosphate 3-phosphatidyltransferase, with translation MFKRNLPNLLTISRTLAIPAIILSFYIENKYANSITISIFIFACITDFFDGYLARAWKVQSKFGMLFDPIADKLIVVSTIIMLVYKHKINDYTIVPSVIIVCREILVSGLREFLIATNISLPVSKAGKIKTFLQMVAVVALIMNDYYMIQYTGAICLWIAAIITMWSGYNYILAGIKQID, from the coding sequence ATGTTTAAGAGAAACTTACCTAATTTACTGACAATTTCTCGTACACTTGCAATACCAGCAATAATATTAAGTTTTTATATAGAAAATAAATATGCGAACTCGATAACAATATCGATTTTTATATTTGCGTGCATAACAGATTTTTTTGATGGTTACCTAGCACGTGCATGGAAAGTCCAATCAAAATTTGGCATGCTATTTGATCCAATTGCTGATAAACTAATAGTAGTTTCAACAATAATTATGCTAGTTTATAAGCATAAGATAAATGATTACACAATAGTGCCGTCAGTTATAATCGTTTGTAGGGAGATACTAGTTTCAGGTTTGCGGGAGTTTTTGATAGCTACAAATATTAGCCTACCTGTAAGCAAAGCTGGAAAAATTAAAACATTTCTACAGATGGTTGCTGTAGTAGCGCTAATAATGAACGATTATTATATGATTCAATATACAGGTGCGATTTGTTTATGGATTGCAGCTATTATAACTATGTGGTCAGGCTATAATTATATCCTAGCCGGCATCAAACAGATTGACTGA
- a CDS encoding BolA/IbaG family iron-sulfur metabolism protein gives MTIAIHELERIIKQSFPDADIKVHDLAGDDDHYHLKITSKRFLEKTKIEQHKMVYKALEGQSIHALQLETNT, from the coding sequence ATGACTATTGCAATTCACGAATTAGAAAGGATCATCAAACAATCGTTCCCCGACGCTGATATAAAAGTTCATGACCTTGCTGGAGATGATGATCATTATCATTTAAAAATAACCTCCAAGCGCTTTCTTGAAAAGACAAAAATAGAACAGCATAAAATGGTATATAAAGCTCTGGAAGGTCAGTCTATACACGCCTTGCAACTAGAAACTAATACTTAA
- a CDS encoding efflux RND transporter periplasmic adaptor subunit, whose product MQLFLTKLVNKFYCLKMRNKVIIISSIAFILLFFSSSAFLKKDQAVHSGNATSSFSVKIQECAPQNRTIYLNFSGTVNPLHRASLVPKISGKIIAIYLPDGEKVKRDDVVLKIEDYGRIEQAQKAKALLKQREIEYDSSHKLNKKGYRAQIQVEAAFTALQSAKADLKRLELDLENTAVTSPIDGYIDKINANEGDFVNAGQKIADVVNFDQILVVLYISENEVNKIELGSTAQINLLDGKELAGEVSFISKIAEPKTGSYRVEVKVTNNKMISLQGLTANVRLPSGERFTYKVPSSALSLSDEGALGIKIVDDNNYVIFVPIEIVDHESDGVWIVANNEGKPIKLIVLGHLFVKPGDKV is encoded by the coding sequence ATGCAGTTGTTTCTAACAAAATTAGTTAACAAATTCTATTGTTTAAAGATGAGAAATAAAGTAATCATCATTTCCAGTATTGCTTTTATTCTACTGTTTTTTAGCAGCAGTGCATTTTTAAAAAAAGATCAGGCGGTTCATAGTGGTAATGCAACTAGTAGCTTTTCAGTAAAAATTCAAGAATGTGCGCCGCAAAACCGCACTATATATTTAAATTTTTCTGGTACAGTAAATCCCTTACATAGAGCTAGCCTTGTCCCAAAAATAAGTGGTAAGATTATTGCTATTTATTTACCTGATGGTGAAAAGGTAAAAAGAGATGATGTAGTGTTAAAGATAGAAGATTATGGCAGGATTGAGCAAGCTCAAAAAGCTAAAGCTTTATTAAAGCAGCGTGAAATTGAGTATGATTCCTCTCACAAACTGAATAAAAAAGGTTATAGAGCACAAATACAAGTAGAAGCAGCTTTTACTGCGTTACAAAGTGCAAAAGCTGACCTAAAAAGGCTAGAATTGGATTTAGAAAATACTGCAGTCACATCTCCTATAGATGGTTATATTGATAAAATCAATGCAAACGAAGGGGATTTTGTTAATGCTGGGCAAAAAATAGCTGACGTGGTTAATTTCGATCAAATTCTTGTAGTATTATACATTTCGGAAAATGAAGTAAATAAAATAGAGCTAGGCAGCACAGCTCAAATTAATTTGCTGGATGGAAAAGAATTGGCAGGTGAAGTAAGTTTTATTAGTAAAATTGCTGAGCCTAAAACTGGGTCTTATAGGGTAGAAGTGAAGGTAACTAATAATAAAATGATATCCTTGCAGGGACTAACTGCCAACGTAAGGCTACCTTCAGGCGAAAGATTTACATATAAAGTTCCTTCTTCAGCCCTGAGTTTAAGTGACGAGGGTGCTCTTGGAATAAAGATTGTTGACGACAATAATTATGTAATATTTGTACCAATAGAAATTGTTGACCATGAGAGCGATGGGGTTTGGATAGTAGCAAATAACGAAGGTAAACCCATAAAGTTAATAGTATTGGGCCACCTATTTGTTAAGCCTGGTGATAAGGTTTAA
- the grxD gene encoding Grx4 family monothiol glutaredoxin, with translation MSSFEQVKKDIAENDVVLYMKGTSDFPQCGFSGLVVSILKKLNVKFKYINVLENDEIRESIKKFSDWPTIPQLYIKEEFIGGCDITREMYEKGELQNLLKEKKLLRNKYQETCPDAG, from the coding sequence ATGAGCAGTTTTGAACAAGTAAAAAAAGATATAGCGGAAAATGATGTGGTGTTGTACATGAAAGGCACTTCTGATTTTCCTCAATGCGGATTCTCTGGACTCGTCGTGTCAATCCTAAAAAAATTGAACGTGAAGTTTAAGTATATTAACGTGTTGGAGAATGATGAAATACGTGAATCTATAAAAAAGTTTTCTGATTGGCCAACAATTCCACAATTATATATAAAGGAAGAGTTTATCGGTGGTTGCGACATCACTCGCGAGATGTATGAAAAAGGCGAACTGCAAAATTTATTGAAGGAAAAAAAATTACTGCGGAATAAGTACCAAGAAACGTGCCCAGACGCTGGATAA
- the dnaG gene encoding DNA primase yields the protein MDHIDIIKSKLLLSDIVGKKVRLIKRGDSFVGLCPFHNEKTPSFSVSNTKGLYYCFGCSASGDAFEFISQTEGLSFKEALERLASVTGVELPKSLSITKGDNKLFLALDLAANWFAQKNQGVVDYLKQRKILPEIIDKFKIGYAPSSGLKEYLNSSGIEDKILIDIGLVNKNFHDYFYDRLIFPIYNIAGRVIGFGGRALSPEQQPKYLNSPESQLFKKRENLYGLNFALSEIRKKQHIFVVEGYMDTIALHQAGISNAVAPLGTAISAEQIKNLWRFAKEISICMDGDSAGRHAATRVAELALPILEPGYTLKFVTLPSNKDPYDICNELAYKKEDVLTALDHSTKLHSEYLWHHIVNNSLQSYEKLAPEKYSVLEHRFMEYVNAISNSSIRRYYRDYFYNKASELRRSFKKLIFNSKATKGEYLHNKSPELIEAEQNQAIILRIIIEFPEILHHPIFFEQFSHFEFTNAEMKNLQQHVIDLTDSGSEPNKEVLLQELEQFNIDEVIGFIFEKTSVLNSQLSERKSAEIVWNNIVLLKELNALRKERTEARLSGNLDLEERLIEQIEQIESNIQEMQMEFIEK from the coding sequence ATGGATCACATAGATATTATAAAATCAAAATTATTATTATCTGACATAGTAGGTAAAAAAGTCAGGCTAATAAAAAGAGGAGATAGTTTTGTTGGGCTCTGTCCATTTCATAACGAAAAAACCCCATCTTTTTCGGTGAGCAATACTAAGGGGTTATATTACTGTTTTGGTTGTTCAGCTAGTGGTGATGCATTTGAATTTATTTCACAAACTGAAGGATTAAGCTTTAAAGAAGCATTGGAAAGATTAGCATCAGTTACAGGTGTTGAACTGCCCAAAAGTCTTAGTATTACAAAAGGGGACAATAAACTATTTTTAGCGCTTGATTTAGCTGCAAATTGGTTTGCACAAAAAAATCAGGGCGTTGTAGATTATTTAAAGCAGCGCAAGATTTTACCTGAAATCATAGATAAATTTAAGATAGGTTATGCACCAAGCTCTGGTTTGAAAGAGTATTTAAACTCTTCAGGTATTGAAGACAAAATTTTAATTGATATTGGATTAGTAAACAAAAATTTTCATGATTATTTTTATGACCGGCTGATATTTCCTATATACAACATTGCAGGAAGAGTTATTGGTTTTGGCGGACGTGCGCTGAGTCCTGAGCAACAGCCAAAATATTTAAATAGCCCAGAGAGTCAGCTCTTCAAGAAGAGGGAGAATTTATACGGATTAAACTTTGCTTTAAGCGAAATACGTAAAAAACAGCACATATTTGTTGTTGAAGGATATATGGACACTATAGCGCTACATCAAGCGGGAATTAGTAATGCAGTTGCTCCACTTGGTACCGCAATTTCTGCAGAACAGATAAAAAATCTATGGAGATTTGCTAAAGAAATCTCCATCTGTATGGATGGAGATAGTGCTGGACGTCATGCTGCTACCCGAGTTGCAGAACTTGCTCTGCCAATATTAGAGCCTGGATACACGTTAAAGTTTGTAACTTTGCCGAGTAATAAAGATCCATACGATATATGTAACGAACTGGCATACAAGAAAGAAGACGTGTTGACTGCTCTTGACCATTCAACAAAACTGCATTCTGAATATTTATGGCATCACATAGTCAATAATAGTCTGCAAAGCTACGAAAAACTTGCTCCAGAAAAATATTCAGTTCTTGAGCACAGGTTCATGGAATATGTAAATGCTATTAGCAACAGCAGTATTAGAAGGTATTACAGAGATTATTTTTATAATAAGGCCAGTGAACTGAGAAGAAGCTTTAAAAAGCTGATTTTTAATAGCAAAGCAACAAAAGGTGAGTATCTTCATAACAAATCTCCAGAGCTAATTGAAGCAGAGCAAAACCAGGCTATAATTCTGCGTATAATAATAGAATTCCCCGAGATCTTACACCATCCTATATTTTTTGAGCAATTTTCTCATTTTGAATTTACTAATGCAGAAATGAAGAACTTACAACAGCATGTAATTGATTTGACAGATAGTGGAAGTGAGCCCAATAAAGAGGTTTTGTTACAAGAGTTAGAGCAATTTAACATTGATGAAGTCATAGGGTTTATATTTGAAAAAACTAGCGTACTAAACAGTCAATTAAGCGAGAGAAAGTCTGCAGAAATTGTGTGGAATAATATAGTGTTACTAAAAGAATTAAATGCATTACGAAAAGAAAGAACCGAAGCGAGGCTGAGCGGTAATCTTGACTTAGAAGAAAGGTTGATAGAACAAATAGAGCAAATAGAAAGTAATATACAAGAAATGCAAATGGAATTTATTGAAAAGTAG
- a CDS encoding outer membrane protein assembly factor BamD: MYKTLITCFIFLICSFTQSYANDLEKTETELYEEAVELFDQKKYKQAIRAFQKIEDLYPFSYWARKAKLLSGVSHYNMGNYSSAASDMDDYIYVYSNGEDLPYVYYLRVLSCYMQINKVQLGQQTAYKTLELATEYINLFPDSEYIDEIKEKAKLITEHISTKEYSIGEFYLRRGEYLAAIKRFQNIASYKDSKYFSKSINYLIAAYSALGLDLEAEQYESMLLAENLQDAKPEA, translated from the coding sequence ATGTATAAGACTTTAATCACGTGCTTTATTTTTCTAATTTGCTCCTTTACACAATCGTATGCGAATGATCTTGAAAAAACTGAAACTGAACTATATGAAGAAGCAGTTGAACTTTTTGACCAGAAAAAATATAAACAAGCTATTAGGGCATTTCAAAAGATAGAGGATTTGTACCCTTTCTCTTATTGGGCAAGGAAAGCAAAATTATTATCTGGTGTGTCTCATTATAATATGGGTAACTATAGCAGTGCTGCAAGTGATATGGATGATTATATATATGTTTATTCAAATGGTGAAGATTTACCATATGTATACTACTTAAGAGTATTATCTTGTTACATGCAAATTAATAAAGTGCAACTTGGACAGCAAACCGCATATAAAACTTTAGAGCTGGCTACAGAGTACATTAACCTTTTCCCAGACAGCGAATATATAGATGAGATCAAGGAAAAAGCAAAATTAATCACAGAACATATATCAACAAAAGAGTATTCTATCGGCGAATTTTACCTAAGGCGTGGTGAATATTTAGCAGCAATTAAGCGTTTCCAGAATATAGCAAGCTATAAGGATTCTAAATATTTTTCTAAGTCTATTAACTATTTAATAGCAGCCTATTCAGCTCTTGGCCTTGACTTAGAAGCTGAGCAGTATGAAAGTATGTTATTAGCAGAAAACCTGCAAGATGCCAAGCCGGAGGCTTGA
- the ubiG gene encoding bifunctional 2-polyprenyl-6-hydroxyphenol methylase/3-demethylubiquinol 3-O-methyltransferase UbiG — protein sequence MSDIISIASDHAGYELKSEIKSYLETLGYIAVDQGCTAQQKCVDYPDYAVKVVEDITSRKANYGILICGTGLGMSTVANRFEGIYAALCNSVEIAKLAREHGNANVLCLGAGFTASGLAKDIVKQFLETEFSKESRHKKRLDKLSNITSKKRKTKTYNEDEISKFAKMAGEWWDENGKFKPLHMMNPVRVSYIIEKIKELKKCDLKKLSLLDVGCGGGILSESMARVGINVVGIDVCEGNIKVAQSHAKKVGLNIEYTHTSIEELSNDKKYDVVLLMEVVEHVDNLEFFMRRAVELLKPEGLIFVSTINRTIKSFCLAIIGAEYILNWLPKGTHNWNKFLKPSEIANHLRENNVTLQNMAGMEYNVIKREWNLTKGVDVNYILCGVIAY from the coding sequence ATGTCAGATATAATATCAATTGCCTCAGATCATGCTGGTTATGAATTAAAATCAGAAATAAAATCCTACCTGGAAACCCTGGGTTACATAGCGGTAGATCAAGGTTGCACTGCTCAGCAAAAGTGTGTAGATTACCCAGATTACGCTGTTAAAGTTGTAGAAGATATAACAAGCAGAAAAGCAAATTATGGGATATTAATTTGTGGTACAGGTTTGGGCATGAGTACTGTGGCAAATCGTTTTGAAGGAATCTACGCTGCTTTATGCAATAGTGTTGAGATCGCAAAATTAGCTCGCGAGCATGGCAACGCAAATGTACTGTGTCTTGGTGCAGGATTTACTGCGAGTGGATTAGCAAAAGACATAGTCAAACAATTCCTAGAAACAGAATTCTCAAAAGAAAGCAGACATAAAAAACGCCTTGATAAACTCAGCAATATAACCTCTAAGAAAAGAAAAACAAAAACTTATAACGAAGATGAAATATCAAAATTCGCTAAAATGGCAGGTGAATGGTGGGATGAGAACGGCAAATTTAAGCCATTGCACATGATGAATCCTGTGAGAGTATCTTACATTATCGAGAAAATAAAAGAGTTAAAAAAATGCGATTTAAAGAAATTATCATTGCTTGATGTTGGTTGTGGTGGTGGCATTTTGTCAGAGTCAATGGCACGTGTTGGTATTAACGTTGTAGGAATAGATGTGTGTGAGGGAAACATAAAAGTGGCACAATCACATGCGAAAAAAGTAGGGTTAAATATAGAATATACGCACACCAGCATTGAAGAGCTAAGCAATGACAAGAAGTACGACGTGGTTCTGTTGATGGAAGTAGTCGAGCATGTAGATAACTTAGAATTCTTTATGAGAAGAGCAGTAGAACTGCTTAAACCAGAAGGGCTGATCTTTGTATCCACAATAAATAGAACTATCAAATCCTTCTGTCTTGCAATAATTGGTGCAGAGTACATATTAAATTGGCTGCCAAAAGGTACGCATAACTGGAATAAATTTCTCAAGCCGTCAGAAATTGCAAATCACTTAAGAGAAAATAATGTAACGCTGCAAAACATGGCTGGCATGGAGTATAACGTAATAAAACGTGAGTGGAATTTAACTAAAGGTGTAGATGTGAACTATATACTTTGTGGCGTGATAGCCTATTGA
- a CDS encoding transposase, translated as MSFSYYNMKKHPRNFRNITGLTIEEFEKVVEKVRSGWEKQKKCHGRRSKLPTLEDKLFCVILYYRTYITHRFLGCLFNVHNANVCRLLKRIEPLLAKKVTITKDRSMTPEKILKILADVTEQQIQRPEDSKKRKKSYSGKKRTNTMKTEIIIEEGGRILSVSKSYRGRISDFRIRKQEKYLPLDSIKHADSGYQGWQKLQSNVIIPYKKYRKKPLTPEHNRRLASFRMRVENKIREIKIFKIMSNVYRNFQKKYNLRFNIIAGIVNLKHAF; from the coding sequence ATGAGCTTTAGTTACTATAATATGAAAAAACACCCAAGAAACTTTCGTAATATAACAGGTTTAACTATAGAGGAGTTCGAAAAAGTAGTGGAAAAAGTGAGGTCTGGATGGGAAAAACAGAAAAAGTGTCATGGTAGAAGATCAAAACTACCAACTCTGGAAGATAAGTTGTTTTGCGTAATTTTGTACTATCGCACTTACATAACACATAGATTTTTAGGATGCCTATTCAATGTACACAACGCAAATGTATGTAGGTTACTTAAGAGAATAGAGCCATTACTCGCCAAAAAAGTGACTATAACAAAAGATAGAAGTATGACGCCAGAAAAAATACTGAAGATTTTGGCTGATGTTACAGAACAGCAAATACAGAGACCAGAAGATAGTAAAAAACGGAAGAAATCATATTCAGGAAAAAAAAGAACCAACACTATGAAAACTGAGATTATTATCGAAGAAGGAGGAAGAATTTTATCAGTGTCAAAGTCATACCGTGGTAGAATTAGTGATTTCCGCATAAGGAAACAAGAAAAATATTTACCACTTGATAGCATAAAACATGCCGATTCTGGATATCAAGGTTGGCAAAAATTGCAAAGCAATGTTATAATTCCATATAAAAAGTATCGTAAAAAGCCATTAACTCCAGAGCATAATAGAAGATTAGCATCATTTAGAATGAGAGTAGAAAACAAGATCCGAGAGATAAAGATATTTAAGATTATGTCGAATGTTTATCGCAATTTTCAGAAAAAATATAACCTGAGGTTCAATATTATTGCTGGTATTGTAAATCTTAAGCACGCCTTTTAG
- a CDS encoding YebC/PmpR family DNA-binding transcriptional regulator produces the protein MAGHSQFSNIKHRKGTQDAKRSQKFTKLIREITVAAKQGLPDPELNPRLRSAIFAARKENLPKDKIETAIKNATGNVAGENYEEIQYEGHGPSGTALIVHALTNNRNRTASEVRYIFSRKGGNLGETGSVSYLFDHVGLIVYKAEGVNFDDLFNYGIELEVLNVEENDKEGLHVITCEIKDFGKVRDAFYAKFGEPELARLSWQPKDLIEISDKELIDKLSALVEELEDNDDVQYVEGNFTFVDKL, from the coding sequence ATGGCCGGTCATTCACAATTTTCAAATATAAAACATCGGAAAGGCACTCAGGATGCAAAGCGCTCTCAAAAATTTACGAAGCTGATTAGAGAAATAACAGTTGCTGCAAAGCAAGGGCTACCCGATCCAGAACTCAACCCGCGCCTTCGCTCTGCTATATTTGCTGCACGCAAGGAAAATCTACCAAAAGATAAAATAGAAACAGCAATAAAAAATGCAACTGGTAATGTTGCTGGAGAAAATTATGAGGAAATCCAATATGAAGGTCATGGCCCTTCTGGCACTGCACTCATTGTCCATGCCTTGACTAACAACCGCAACCGTACTGCTTCTGAGGTACGTTATATCTTTTCTCGTAAAGGTGGAAACTTAGGAGAAACAGGAAGTGTTAGTTACCTTTTCGATCATGTAGGCTTAATCGTCTATAAAGCAGAGGGTGTGAATTTTGATGATTTATTTAATTATGGGATCGAGTTAGAAGTATTGAATGTTGAGGAAAATGACAAAGAAGGATTACACGTTATAACTTGTGAAATAAAAGATTTTGGTAAAGTACGTGATGCCTTTTATGCAAAATTCGGAGAACCAGAACTTGCTCGTCTTTCATGGCAGCCAAAAGATCTGATTGAAATTAGCGATAAAGAGTTGATTGATAAATTATCTGCATTGGTTGAAGAGCTAGAAGATAATGATGATGTACAGTATGTGGAAGGTAATTTTACTTTTGTTGATAAGCTATGA
- a CDS encoding malate dehydrogenase produces the protein MNDDLDSTTKQEALKYHSRGGNPGKISILPTKPLSTQYDLSLAYSPGVAAPCLEIAKNPEVVYDYTAKSNFVAVISNGTAVLGLGNIGPLAAKPVMEGKAVLFKRFADVDAVDIEVDTENIEDFINAVRYLGPSWGGINLEDIRSPDCFIIEKRLNELMDIPVFHDDQHGTAVVVAAGIENALDIVGKKLEDVKIIMNGAGAAGIACLEILKSMGAKNIVLCDKQGVIYKGRNEDMNEWKEKYAIDTSERSLLDTIKGADVFIGLSAKDVLNEEMLKSMSKDPIIFALANPDPEVRPEFAKSVRPDAIIATGRSDYNNQVNNVMGFPYIFRGALDIHATTINDEMKIAAADAIAKLAREPVPDEISAVYGGRKMSYGREYIIPTPFDPRLISIVSPAVAKAAVYSGVARRAIQDWSKYENQLKSCLASALNTLNLLSSQY, from the coding sequence ATGAACGATGATTTAGATAGTACCACAAAGCAAGAAGCACTTAAGTATCATAGTAGAGGTGGTAATCCTGGTAAAATATCTATCTTGCCAACAAAGCCCTTATCCACTCAGTATGATTTATCGCTTGCCTATTCCCCCGGAGTTGCAGCTCCATGCCTTGAAATAGCTAAAAATCCTGAGGTTGTTTATGATTATACGGCAAAAAGCAATTTTGTAGCTGTTATTTCAAATGGCACTGCAGTGCTTGGGCTTGGTAATATCGGTCCTCTTGCTGCAAAACCTGTCATGGAAGGCAAAGCTGTTTTATTTAAGCGTTTTGCTGATGTTGATGCAGTTGATATAGAAGTTGATACAGAAAATATAGAAGATTTCATCAATGCAGTAAGGTACCTTGGACCAAGTTGGGGGGGAATAAATTTAGAGGATATAAGATCTCCCGATTGTTTTATAATAGAGAAACGTCTGAATGAACTGATGGATATCCCAGTGTTCCATGATGACCAGCATGGAACTGCAGTGGTTGTTGCAGCTGGTATAGAAAATGCTCTTGACATTGTCGGAAAGAAATTAGAGGACGTTAAGATCATTATGAATGGTGCTGGAGCAGCCGGTATTGCATGTTTAGAAATACTAAAGTCCATGGGCGCTAAAAATATAGTGCTGTGTGATAAGCAAGGAGTAATATACAAAGGTAGAAACGAGGACATGAATGAGTGGAAGGAAAAATATGCAATTGATACTTCCGAACGTTCTCTACTTGATACAATAAAAGGCGCCGATGTATTCATCGGATTATCTGCAAAAGATGTGTTAAATGAAGAGATGTTAAAGAGTATGAGCAAAGACCCGATTATTTTCGCTCTCGCCAACCCCGATCCAGAAGTAAGGCCTGAGTTTGCAAAATCTGTGAGGCCAGATGCAATAATCGCAACTGGCAGGTCAGATTACAACAATCAAGTCAACAACGTAATGGGATTTCCTTATATATTTAGAGGAGCGCTTGATATACATGCAACAACAATAAATGATGAGATGAAAATTGCAGCTGCAGATGCAATAGCAAAGCTTGCCCGTGAGCCAGTGCCTGACGAGATATCTGCAGTCTATGGCGGTCGTAAAATGAGCTATGGACGTGAATATATAATACCTACTCCATTTGACCCAAGATTAATTTCTATAGTATCTCCTGCTGTTGCAAAAGCTGCAGTTTACTCAGGTGTTGCAAGAAGGGCAATACAAGATTGGAGTAAATATGAAAATCAATTGAAATCTTGCCTTGCTAGTGCACTTAACACGCTGAATCTACTGTCTTCACAATATTAA
- a CDS encoding SPFH domain-containing protein codes for MDKNTINDRNLSQLRFFPVLIALGLILSLLFFAYDSTIALGVAAVLILTFLQGFFINDPNEARVIEFFGHYIGTYFKSGICITLPFSSKYIVSLKFQNINTEKIKVNDANGSPIEISAVIVWRVNSPAKAYYNVNNYHEFVFVQSDSVIRELASNYPYDSESDEESLRKNSDKISNELRSMLQQRLDIAGIEITEARISHLAYSSEIAQAMLRRQQAHAITSARRHIVQNAIGIIEEVIAHFEKNKSLQLDGKQKVQLINNLLVALISEQDAQPTISLDNN; via the coding sequence ATGGATAAGAATACGATAAACGATAGAAATTTAAGTCAACTCCGGTTTTTTCCTGTACTAATAGCACTAGGATTAATTTTATCGCTGCTTTTTTTTGCATATGACAGCACAATTGCGCTTGGAGTTGCTGCTGTTTTAATTTTGACTTTTCTTCAAGGATTTTTTATTAATGACCCTAATGAAGCAAGAGTGATAGAGTTTTTTGGTCATTATATTGGAACTTATTTTAAGTCTGGAATATGTATAACGCTTCCCTTTTCAAGCAAATATATAGTTTCCCTAAAATTTCAGAATATTAACACAGAAAAAATAAAAGTGAATGATGCAAATGGAAGTCCAATAGAGATTTCTGCAGTAATTGTTTGGAGAGTAAACAGCCCTGCAAAGGCGTATTATAATGTTAACAACTATCACGAATTTGTTTTTGTACAAAGTGACTCAGTAATAAGAGAATTAGCAAGCAATTATCCGTATGATAGCGAAAGCGATGAGGAATCTTTACGTAAAAATTCTGATAAAATTTCGAATGAATTGCGGTCAATGTTACAACAAAGATTAGATATTGCAGGAATTGAGATTACAGAAGCAAGAATATCGCATTTGGCGTATTCGTCCGAGATTGCACAAGCAATGTTAAGGCGTCAACAAGCACATGCTATCACTTCGGCAAGAAGGCATATAGTGCAAAATGCAATAGGGATTATTGAGGAAGTAATAGCTCATTTTGAAAAAAACAAAAGCTTACAATTAGATGGCAAGCAAAAGGTTCAATTGATAAATAATTTGTTGGTTGCCCTGATCTCTGAGCAAGATGCACAACCAACGATTAGTTTGGATAATAATTAG
- a CDS encoding thiamine diphosphokinase translates to MLISIFKNVTTMQNLHHDHVLHCSTQQQYRSIVVLNGEIPSSSFFKRDIPIIAVDGGANKLLSIGVKPDLVVGDLDSVNPDLRANLNTIYLPDQDYCDFSKAMAHLKTVKLLPSIVTGITGGAIDHILQNINIFLSTGSIFYTPSPPMVGYILQKSITHFSLPKGTKISLLGMPTAQISTKGLKWELCLNKLAFPGKNSCFNRSLGNKLSIEVHSGICLAMVYLEAVDDAARHHVRQVKK, encoded by the coding sequence TTGCTAATATCAATATTCAAAAATGTTACTACGATGCAAAACCTGCACCATGATCATGTGCTGCACTGCAGTACACAACAACAATATCGTTCTATTGTAGTGCTAAATGGAGAAATACCGAGCTCATCGTTTTTTAAACGAGATATACCTATTATTGCTGTAGATGGAGGAGCAAACAAACTTCTATCAATTGGCGTGAAACCTGATCTTGTAGTAGGAGATTTGGATAGCGTAAATCCGGATTTACGTGCTAATTTGAATACGATATATCTACCTGATCAAGATTATTGCGACTTTTCTAAAGCAATGGCTCACTTAAAAACAGTAAAGTTATTGCCATCAATAGTAACGGGTATTACTGGAGGAGCAATTGATCACATACTACAGAATATTAACATTTTTCTAAGTACGGGCAGTATCTTTTACACACCTTCACCTCCCATGGTAGGTTACATCCTACAAAAAAGTATTACCCATTTTTCTTTGCCGAAAGGTACTAAGATATCTTTACTTGGTATGCCCACAGCACAAATATCAACTAAAGGGTTAAAATGGGAACTATGTCTTAATAAACTTGCTTTTCCAGGAAAGAATTCTTGCTTTAATCGAAGTTTAGGCAATAAGTTATCTATAGAAGTACACAGTGGTATATGTTTGGCGATGGTTTATTTAGAAGCAGTAGATGATGCTGCAAGACATCATGTGCGTCAAGTTAAGAAGTAA